The genomic window tgggccattatttattttattatgtgtttatattttacaaatgtgatgtagtattcatttatattttatattttatgttgtataactttagttcctatgtgaatattagttcctacttgttttgttgtggtaggagggttttgttttgaacacggggccgtgttggttattattatagaccccactcaccaacgtcacacaatgacgtgtcgctgtatccggccaccatattgtccgtcattgtgtgtccgtattctcaatggtctcaatttatcgtgcaatttatagtggaaGGCCCGttgctttcagatgctgtaaacccattggatgtgttgcataaaaggcgttatgtggaaaagcttcagtcgatccattcgccagatccatatttgatgcctaaatcgatatttttcgacccgctgtcttcgccgtctctgcctgacatctgctaccctgatatctacaactatcttgtccacagaaactcagcctattctcacgaaactttgaaaaactttaagagcagcactctaagcaacattaccccgtgtgaccctttacttccaattttctaaaatggcgacaatcaataaaaaaaaaaaaaaaagttgaccgcgatggccgacgcttcaaggataggtggatattggactatttcttcaataaaatacacaaaaactgtgtctgcctcatttgcaaagagacagtcgctgtttcaaacagttcgatgtgacgcgatattaccaaacaagacacgctgacatgtacgacattacagggaagatacgcagcgagaaatgaaagcaacttgaagctagtttaatttcacagcagcagtatttcgcaagagcccgagtgttgaaatagaacgccacaaaggcgagattgctgaaattatgaattaaaaaaaaaaataataaagcaaatgtgacgcacagaagggcttgctaaaatttctttaaatatattattctacgtaaatcagccaaggtagccccccacatttttaccacaccaaatctggccccctttgcaaaaagtttggacacccctgtttaactgatgatccgtagacgaggccagcttctttcacttggtaccagctaaatattattcaaaaaatactgatggtggaagaaataagcatcttgaatttgaaattgtatgttgtcggcgattagcctcgcaatgatcttaactgtggttgtcagcccaaaaccctctaaatatatattaaatgcatcttaccagatataaaatgactactacataatctgcggtgatcgtttggtgcccagtttcctcgtcgaatagcagcagtccatctcgctctcctctccgggtctctcggaatacggtagaacttcaagtctctccgtctatcttctctgttactgcaaccaaccgccacacacgccttcaccattttgattattaatgttaacgagcagacaaacacgccataataggaggaatttacgtagcggtaacgcGTAAAAACGgcaagctgacggacaatatggcgcggaggcgtggttgtgacgtcatgtgagtggggtctacagcagagaagacagcagtaaatcaacaaagacaagtcaactgtgccccaatctaccactcaagagatctgatggactcaaaaagtgggttataattgcttattagtttgaaaatcgactgatccacaatatttttacaagagtgacttccggtctgcccgatcctagctaccggtagtcgtATTGACGCagaagggtcgcgtctcgcgtcaaataataaactgccgttcttttcgcatgcgtcaagtgttgagccgcttcagggaggcgtctaacacgcggccgcactgcgactggtgtgcattggctgattgactttaacgcccgcgtttcattgCGTTCTCGCGGCTGCCACGTTGTTGTGCCGTTGACGtttttactgtcctaccgtgttggtcctcattatagtagagaagacggagtaaatataatgtacacaaagaaactgtaacccgatcgactcacagcctcgaaaagtaagggttacattacgtcagaaactcgttcgattCGCGtctgttccgaaccgagcaccacgcaccgaaacggttcaatacaaatacatgtaccgttacacccttatatctatgattttttaaagacccctaaaccctaactcgaggtgaaagcatgagagagcataattaaagacaccaagattttattgagatattatcgcatacttgccttgtttcgatcctAAAACTCagcgtagcatgtctcaccgagtgtcaagacacagctgtgaatggccacagccggaccttttggggattttatgggtgaaacacggtaatataaaaagggtcgcaatgcagaaatcggtcgagattttctttttaaaatatttacccttttaaacgttttttttttttttccaattttcctttgtttggattgattattcctCATCTAAAATATTTGGGATAATGCGacatcacaaaaaaaatacaataaggggttgttatgaggtagatatcggtgacctatttacagacactgttttttttcactgtgacgtaatttgtttaaaagtttaaaatatgtgagtgtaaaattttaaaacgcCCTTTTTTCTCTTAAACTAAAtaatagacatcaattaatcattttgagctaaaatgacatttcgaataataaatataactactcACCTTCTTTTTGtggctggtttgaaacaaaagcggatgtgtggtgtctgtaaacgggggtctccagggtaaaacggacaaatgaaaaatagttcggggattaatgcgccatgaagctgctatggcagcatatagatatattgttctatcaaacacaacagttcttttggcttaaaatacaggaatttattttaaagagaggtgcaagagcagaaactgctttttcagccttgtctgtattttccgccatacatagcCATCTGTATATTAGGTTAACTTGAAAATTGAAATTTATAGGGTTGCAAATGATAACACTGGGCAACAATTTCTGctttattttctgttgtttcgaTACAATTTTTGGCCGCTGATTTGacatatgccccccccccccccccccccaatttttatgCAATCATCATTTTTGATATTCCTACAttaaattattatcatcataTCATACAgattctttatttatttccacaaaataaatgtttaaccCTTTGCATAGTTTTCCCCCCCTTTTTTGTTAATTGTTGTGATCATTAACTTGTCATATTTTTCACAAATTGGAGAACTTTGGCAGCAGTCCAGTACAGCACGTCACATTGTACTTACTGCTGTTAATGTTGCATAACATGATTTGTTTTGTGTATATTTTAAGTGCCAGCTAACTTTGCTAAATATATCACTTTGCAATAATGTTGCATTGCACAAATATTTTTATCTTGatttgcaaaacaaaacaaaacaaaacaaaacaaaacaaaaacattgtagGGCATAGAGAAAAACTAAGATTAGATTTGGATTCAGCACCCTAAAAAGTACATAAGAACAAAATTTGTTTGTGTCAATgcaagacatttctttttgaccaGTGTAATGAATTGacattattcaattaaaaatgagGAGTTGAGTTGAAACTCATACGATGTCGAAAATTACAGGCTGTATTTCCATAGACAAGGAGGGATGGACggaaaaatacaaaacattCAACAAGGGCTGGGTTTAATGCTTTGtcattttctttttgccatagGCCAAAAAGCTATTCATCCAAATGTCCGTTAGAGAGCGCCACTCTCCACGTTTCCCCAACTGACTACTGACAGCCGCTCATACAAAGTGGCGTTTAAGTTTTTGGGGTGGATGAAAAATAAATCTAAACATTGAGAGGAAAATGTTGACTTTCTTAACTGCCCAACTTGTGACGCCAGCGTTTCGAAATACAAACAGAGGCCGAGGTGAGTCACGTCTGTACACACAGAAAGCGTTAGCTGCAGCTAACAAATAAGATCTTAAGGCTGGACGCAAGTTTTAGATTGGTAATGTTGAgagtgctaattttttttttttttttttttttttaaataatctatTTGTTCATTACCAGCGTCATGGCCCATTAACCAATATAAATGGTATAGTTACCCGTGCTTATTTCAGTACCCATCAAACTCAAATGTGAAATGTTTGTAGGGATTTGTCAGGTTTAGACTGGTTGGTACCTGCCTGGGGGCTGCTTGATTGCATTGAACATTAATTCAAGTCAAGTCACGTTTATTTCTATAATATAGTCAAAAATAGATCCAAGATGACACCACAGACAAACAACAGTTGACAAAAATATGACACTAAAATGATAATGAAATAATTaccattaaattaaatgtctaTGTGGCTATGgataaaatgtttgttttacttacctcagatcagtggttcttaaccttgctaaaggtaccgaacgaagtttcacatgtggattcatccTTCAGAATTAGATGATAaagcaaattttttttcaaattcaaaaccaatatatctaagctagcaagctaataagctTGAACCAATTTaagaaaaggctccaaaggctgccaaaattctctctactcattttacgccgccttttagctctctatataggtaaaatggcaccattacagattgagcgcaacaatgcgtgagtgggtcgtgcagcgcatgcattcattgcgttacatattttaacgtgatacattttttaaaaaattaattaccaccgttatcgggatattttgataaccctaccttaagcctaaactaaagactctggatgagtgtaacatattatgtctgtaacgttaaatacaattagaaaacaatttaattaataaaaaaaaaatatattaaaaaaatgtccatgtccaatatttttttgccgattccgacactttgaaaatgacgtgatcggacccgatcgatcagcatcgatcgggacatctctagataGAACAGTTTGCATATTTAAACCAAACTATCATATTTTATCCTGCGCTATAGTCAATTGAAAAACCATTGTGGCGAAGATAGAAATATAATTTTCCCATCATCCTAAATGACAACAGGCTTTATTTGCTCATGTCTATGAATGTAAGTAGACACGACGGACCGCTGATAGGTTGTCATGTCTGAACCTCTGCGATTACCCAAAGCCCTCCTTaggatggcattaactttttttctgaaGTATTGCCCAGAGAGGACGTAGAGCACAGGGTTTAGGGCGCTGTTGAGGATTCCGAGATAAGCCGAGACCTGGCCACCGACGTCCAGCGTGTGAGACCATGCTTTGGTGTCCAGCATATGAATGTCATAGAGGGTATCAAGGAAGGTGAAGACCTGGAATGGTCCCCAGCACAGGATGAACAGTAGAGTGACAGCATACAACAGCACTGTTGTCTTTGTGTCGTCAACTTCTTGAAGACCGACGCTCTCCTTTCTCTGTCTCAAAGCCTTGACGATAGATCCGCTGCTGAAAACAATCACCAGTGCAGGGACGACAAAGCCGATGACATTCAGCAGAACTTGGTTGGCTAACTTCCACGAGCTACCGTGGCTGTAGTCCAACATGCAAGCAGTCAACTGTACTTCTTCAAAGTACATCACCTTTCTGTGCAGCATGGTCGGCGTACTGAGCGAGAGGCCAAAAATCCAGAGGAACACACAAGTGACCTTAGCGTACCGTGTCCGTCGCAACCATCTCGCCTTCATGGtcatcacaatggccaagtagcGATCCACGCTGATCATAACCAGGGTGTAGACGCTGGTGTAGAGGTTCACCGTCATGATGCTGTTGACCATCTTGCACAAGGCATCACCGTACAGCCAGTTGAAGCCGTTAAGGATGTTGGCAGCCCAGAAGGGGACGCCGCACAGGAGGGCGAAGTCAGCCAGAGCCAGGTTGCCCAGGTAGACCTCGGCCACTGTCATGCGGTCCTTGTTAGCGAGGAATACACACAGCACGAAGGCGTTCAAGGCGAGACCCAGCACAGACACAGTGATGATGTATGGTGGGACAATGGTTCTGACAGTAATGAACTCCACGGACACGAGAGCCTCTGACAGGCTGCTGTTATCAGACCACAGAGCCGTCACCGCATGAGGAGTCACTGGCTCCATCGTCTTGACAAGAACAAAACACATCAAATAGTTTAACTGTAGAATATTTACccattaatattatattatcaGCAAAGATGAAATGAAAGAAGAATCTTCCAACAAACAATGCTAAGCTTATCTACTTCTCAACAGACAATGATCTCGTAAGCAATCTTTCTTTCCAGTAATCCcttgttttttgcggttaatgaggACCGCTACCCCAAAAAACCTACTACATATATTTTaagaaatggttttcaagcacataTAAATGTAATAACTATGATATACcaaaattttcgcactataaggcacacctgactataaactgcCACCCAcgaaatttgaaaggaaaactgcatttgttcatagataagccgcactggactataagccgcagctgtcctcactgtattataagtgtctatcataagaccaaatgaaccaccatgaagctttgaaccaattggctgtaaaACTTTGCTtcacattgcttcaagaagcttcatttggccatgacTGTGATAGATAGATGGGCGagatagtcaacctctgctgccacctgctgtcaatactgttgttgtccaatatgcctatagaccctactcacttgacgtcacaaccacgtctccgcgccatattgtccgtcaactcgtcgtgttgacgcattaccgctacgtaaattcctcctg from Corythoichthys intestinalis isolate RoL2023-P3 chromosome 15, ASM3026506v1, whole genome shotgun sequence includes these protein-coding regions:
- the bdkrb1 gene encoding B1 bradykinin receptor yields the protein MEPVTPHAVTALWSDNSSLSEALVSVEFITVRTIVPPYIITVSVLGLALNAFVLCVFLANKDRMTVAEVYLGNLALADFALLCGVPFWAANILNGFNWLYGDALCKMVNSIMTVNLYTSVYTLVMISVDRYLAIVMTMKARWLRRTRYAKVTCVFLWIFGLSLSTPTMLHRKVMYFEEVQLTACMLDYSHGSSWKLANQVLLNVIGFVVPALVIVFSSGSIVKALRQRKESVGLQEVDDTKTTVLLYAVTLLFILCWGPFQVFTFLDTLYDIHMLDTKAWSHTLDVGGQVSAYLGILNSALNPVLYVLSGQYFRKKVNAILRRALGNRRGSDMTTYQRSVVSTYIHRHEQIKPVVI